From the Patagioenas fasciata isolate bPatFas1 chromosome 19 unlocalized genomic scaffold, bPatFas1.hap1 SUPER_19_unloc_2, whole genome shotgun sequence genome, one window contains:
- the LOC139826670 gene encoding uncharacterized protein, whose protein sequence is MARQLFLQPHLSPTIEKLERYEFAKIWASTSYHLSLQLALHQAVCIPGIGTFAVVRKRVALSEQDLVIVERPVFRPDKAVVQDYELRYGCKDFPGHQDFEQLPYAEIASENAVSEGTVQLYMERTTHLFHAYLENRKNVAIIWRDVGMLIAEGKEIKKRFYLHFLERLNGTGKMLQALLEMPEMRDSVISRHDTAASQTSSGRVIVLPWCQLETVPKMPTLIDLTGRVQGKEDAAEKRLLRRTRLPPNRLPALTVKPEQGQKAEGSEPRARQLPVIQRSCLKEKEEKGKLPPLLAPREVDFIARAIERREKNKWEKKEEQLPPYIQKYLEEQEEKETELAEAEAEEEMPNVEGNGEKPKEMQRSQESSSPECSSDSSSSSVESDESSCDLLEMNMEGWEEAGEEPPSVPEDNSVPQKRSLSPRTDRALREVVTCILGQVARKRRGERDEQLDLQDKLQW, encoded by the exons atggcaagacagctcttcttgcagcctcacctgagcccaactattgagaagctcgagcgttatg agttcgctaagatttgggccagcacatcgtatcacctcagcctgcagctggctctccaccag gctgtctgcattcccggaatcgggacttttgcggttgtcagaaagcgagtagccctcagcgagcaggatctggtgatcgtggagagacccgtgtttcgacctgacaaggctgttgtgcaggactatgagctccgctatggttgcaaagacttccctg gccatcaagatttcgaacaactgccgtatgctgagatagcctcagagaacgctgtctctgagggcaccgtgcagctctacatggaaaggaccacgcaccttttccatgcctacctagagaacaggaagaacgttgccatcatctggagggacgtgggcatgctgattgccgagggaaaagagataaaaaagagattttacttacactttttggaaaggctgaatggcactggcaagatgctgcaagctcttctcgag atgccggagatgagggactcagtcatctcacgccatgacaccgctgcttcccagacctcctctggacgtgttatcgtcctgccatg gtgccaacttgagaccgtgcctaaGATGCCAACGCTGATAGACCTGACGGGACGTGtgcagggaaaag aggatgctgccgagaagcgcctcctccgtcgaaccaggcttcctccaaatcggttacctgcactgactgtgaagccggagcagggtcagaaagctgaggggagtgagcctcgcgccag gcagctaccggtcatccagaggagctgcttgaaggaaaaggaggagaaaggaaagctaccgcctctgcttgcacccagagaagtggacttcatagccagagccattgagaggagagaaaag aataaatgggagaagaaggaggagcagcttccaccgtatatccagaaatacctggaagaacaggaagagaaggaaacagagctggcagaggccgaggcagaagaggagatgcccaatgtggaaggaaatggagaaaagccaaaggagatgcagaggagccag gaatccagctcccccgagtgctcctcagacagctcctcgagcagcgtggagtcagacgagtccagctgtgacctgctggagatgaacatggagggctgggaagaggccggagaagagccccccagcgtccctgaggacaacagcgtcccccagaagcg gagcctttccccacggacagaccgggccctgcgggaggtggtgacctgcatcctggggcaggtggcccgcaagagaagaggggagagggatgagcagctggatctgcaggacaagctccagtggtaa
- the LOC139826672 gene encoding S-adenosyl-L-methionine-dependent tRNA 4-demethylwyosine synthase TYW1-like isoform X1, producing MGLRLAQQRFARGLAEAVISLCLPVEVISMGDYDPEETTGRNVCVFLVATYTDGQPTESAAWFCKGLEEAARDFRFGKTYLKGLRYAVFGLGNAVYVDHYNTLEDHKGAEEPVILPDWFLVTLAIFALLLAPFALNRV from the exons atgggtctcagactggcacagcaaag gtttgccagaggtctggctgaagccgttatttcactttgcttgcctgtggaagtcatcagcatgggagattatgatccagaggag acaaccggcaggaacgtttgtgtgttcttggtagctacgtacactgacgggcagccaaccgagagtgcagcgtggttctgcaaggggttagaagaggcagcgcgtgactttcgctttgggaaaacgtatctgaaaggcctgagatacgctgtgtttggcttgggaaatgcggtttatgtcgatcattacaacact ctggaggatcacaagggtgcagaagagcctgtgattctgccagattggtttcttgttacgcttgcgatcttcgctttattattggcaccgtttgcactgaacagggtttga
- the LOC139826672 gene encoding S-adenosyl-L-methionine-dependent tRNA 4-demethylwyosine synthase TYW1-like isoform X2 has product MGLRLAQQRFARGLAEAVISLCLPVEVISMGDYDPEETTGRNVCVFLVATYTDGQPTESAAWFCKGLEEAARDFRFGKTYLKGLRYAVFGLGNAVYVDHYNTRTWSMPFVRLNRDTGGSM; this is encoded by the exons atgggtctcagactggcacagcaaag gtttgccagaggtctggctgaagccgttatttcactttgcttgcctgtggaagtcatcagcatgggagattatgatccagaggag acaaccggcaggaacgtttgtgtgttcttggtagctacgtacactgacgggcagccaaccgagagtgcagcgtggttctgcaaggggttagaagaggcagcgcgtgactttcgctttgggaaaacgtatctgaaaggcctgagatacgctgtgtttggcttgggaaatgcggtttatgtcgatcattacaacact agaacttggtctatgccatttgtccgtctcaaccgtgacacaggaggctccatgtga
- the LOC139826672 gene encoding S-adenosyl-L-methionine-dependent tRNA 4-demethylwyosine synthase TYW1-like isoform X3: MGLRLAQQRFARGLAEAVISLCLPVEVISMGDYDPEETTGRNVCVFLVATYTDGQPTESAAWFCKGLEEAARDFRFGKTYLKGLRYAVFGLGNAVYVDHYNTGKRKPKE, encoded by the exons atgggtctcagactggcacagcaaag gtttgccagaggtctggctgaagccgttatttcactttgcttgcctgtggaagtcatcagcatgggagattatgatccagaggag acaaccggcaggaacgtttgtgtgttcttggtagctacgtacactgacgggcagccaaccgagagtgcagcgtggttctgcaaggggttagaagaggcagcgcgtgactttcgctttgggaaaacgtatctgaaaggcctgagatacgctgtgtttggcttgggaaatgcggtttatgtcgatcattacaacact ggaaagaggaagcctaaagaatag
- the LOC139826672 gene encoding uncharacterized protein isoform X4, producing the protein MDQPPWRQSKDFLWVSDWHSKGLPEVWLKPLFHFACLWKSSAWEIMIQRRLLTLVDSANVSDRCSSPKISEEESEEPVCSLCITLARNAAVQPLSWELDYLLVS; encoded by the exons atggatcagccaccctggaggcaaagtaaagattttctatgggtctcagactggcacagcaaag gtttgccagaggtctggctgaagccgttatttcactttgcttgcctgtggaagtcatcagcatgggagattatgatccagaggag gcttttgacacttgtagattctgccaatgtttccgaccgctgcagctcccccaagatctctgaggaagagtccgaggagcctgtttgttctctgtgcatcactttggcaagaaatgctgcagttcagccactttcctgggaactgg attatttgctggtttcttga